Proteins co-encoded in one Streptomyces roseochromogenus subsp. oscitans DS 12.976 genomic window:
- a CDS encoding L,D-transpeptidase family protein, with product MISRRIASRAAAVLLAAVTALPSTANAAAGAPAPPAPAPAPELDLVPGVAPGPGQPWQIDTPDEALPPTVYTPTEAEDAVEPKEAAPGAYDLIEYVPLDDAVSKVSCSKKTGPYQRQVERWLKLKADGKQSAADCEAIRAFQTKHKIKPASGFAGPITWSTMMLIGAKKDPNAAKKCPVRSYKVACVDLDRQLTWVQEDSKVVFGPVPMRSGRTGHLTRKGWHTVYWRHKNHVSTLYDEPMPYAQFFDGGEAFHAVYGSIYTTVGSYGCVNMKLKDARKLWDVLKKGDHVYVWGKRPGS from the coding sequence ATGATCAGCAGACGAATCGCGTCCCGGGCCGCCGCGGTGCTGCTCGCCGCTGTGACAGCCCTGCCCTCGACCGCAAACGCAGCGGCCGGCGCTCCCGCGCCGCCCGCCCCCGCCCCCGCCCCCGAACTCGACCTGGTCCCCGGTGTCGCTCCCGGGCCCGGTCAGCCCTGGCAGATCGACACGCCCGATGAGGCGTTGCCGCCGACGGTGTACACGCCGACCGAGGCGGAGGACGCCGTGGAGCCGAAGGAAGCGGCGCCGGGGGCGTACGACCTCATCGAGTACGTGCCGCTCGACGACGCCGTCTCCAAGGTGAGCTGCAGCAAGAAGACCGGGCCCTATCAGCGGCAGGTGGAGCGCTGGCTGAAGCTGAAGGCCGACGGAAAGCAGTCGGCCGCCGACTGCGAGGCGATCCGTGCCTTCCAGACCAAGCACAAGATCAAGCCCGCCAGCGGGTTCGCCGGGCCCATCACCTGGTCGACGATGATGCTCATCGGGGCGAAGAAGGACCCGAACGCCGCCAAGAAGTGTCCCGTCCGGTCGTACAAGGTCGCCTGTGTCGATCTGGACCGCCAGCTCACCTGGGTCCAGGAGGACTCCAAGGTGGTGTTCGGGCCGGTGCCCATGCGGAGCGGGCGCACGGGGCATCTCACCCGCAAGGGCTGGCACACCGTCTACTGGCGGCACAAGAACCACGTGTCGACCCTGTACGACGAGCCCATGCCGTACGCCCAGTTCTTCGACGGCGGCGAGGCATTCCACGCCGTCTACGGCAGCATCTACACCACGGTCGGCTCCTACGGCTGCGTCAACATGAAGCTCAAGGACGCGCGCAAGCTGTGGGACGTGCTGAAGAAGGGCGACCACGTCTACGTGTGGGGGAAGCGGCCGGGTAGCTGA
- a CDS encoding bifunctional ADP-dependent NAD(P)H-hydrate dehydratase/NAD(P)H-hydrate epimerase — MRSAYSVETVRAAERALMARLPEGALMQRAAAGLAAACAELLGRVYGSRVVLLVGSGDNGGDALYAGARLARRGAGVTAVLLAPERAHAGGLGALRRAGGTVGPAPADSAEGLIESADLVVDGIVGIGGKGGLRPEAEALAGVVARSRAAVVAVDLPSGIEADTGQVRGAAIRADLTVTFGTYKPGLLIDPAREYAGVVRLVGIGLELPAEGELQALQHADVARLLPVPAAESDKYRRGVVGIAAGSARYPGAAVLAVSGALRGGAGAVRYVGPAAEAVIARFPETLVSDRGPAKAGRVQAWVAGPGAGDDAVTVAEVLDTDVPVLLDADGLRLAERDAVRGRTAPTLMTPHAGEAAALLGVRREEVEQARLAAVRELAAVYRATVLLKGSTTLVADAGGGAVRVNATGTPWLATAGSGDVLSGLAGSLLAAGLPARDAGSVAAYLHGLAGRFAADGAPVGAHDVAARIPQAWRDVHD; from the coding sequence ATGCGTAGTGCGTACAGCGTGGAGACGGTGCGGGCGGCCGAACGGGCCCTGATGGCACGGCTGCCGGAGGGCGCGCTGATGCAACGGGCCGCGGCGGGGCTGGCCGCCGCCTGCGCCGAGTTGCTCGGCCGGGTGTACGGCAGCCGGGTGGTGCTGCTCGTCGGCAGCGGCGACAACGGCGGTGACGCGCTGTACGCGGGGGCGCGGCTGGCGCGTCGGGGGGCCGGGGTCACGGCCGTACTGCTCGCGCCGGAGCGGGCGCACGCCGGAGGGCTGGGCGCGCTGCGCCGGGCGGGCGGCACGGTCGGCCCTGCCCCGGCCGATTCCGCCGAGGGGCTCATCGAGTCGGCTGATCTCGTCGTGGACGGGATCGTCGGGATCGGTGGCAAGGGCGGGCTGCGACCCGAGGCCGAGGCCTTGGCCGGGGTCGTGGCACGGTCCCGTGCCGCCGTGGTCGCCGTGGACCTGCCCAGCGGGATCGAGGCCGACACCGGTCAGGTGCGGGGCGCCGCGATCCGGGCCGACCTCACCGTCACCTTCGGCACCTACAAGCCCGGACTGCTGATCGACCCGGCGCGGGAGTACGCCGGGGTCGTCCGGCTCGTCGGCATCGGTCTGGAACTGCCCGCCGAGGGTGAGCTGCAGGCCCTCCAACACGCCGACGTGGCACGGCTGTTGCCCGTGCCGGCCGCGGAGAGCGACAAGTACCGGCGCGGAGTCGTGGGCATCGCCGCCGGATCCGCGCGCTATCCGGGCGCCGCCGTGCTCGCCGTCTCCGGGGCGCTGCGCGGCGGGGCCGGGGCCGTACGGTACGTCGGGCCCGCCGCGGAGGCGGTCATCGCCCGCTTCCCGGAGACCCTCGTGTCCGATCGGGGACCGGCGAAGGCGGGGCGCGTACAGGCCTGGGTGGCCGGACCGGGCGCCGGGGACGACGCGGTGACCGTGGCCGAGGTGCTGGACACGGACGTGCCGGTGCTCCTCGACGCGGACGGGCTGCGGCTCGCCGAGCGGGACGCGGTGCGCGGGCGTACGGCACCGACGCTGATGACCCCTCATGCCGGGGAGGCGGCCGCGCTGCTGGGAGTGCGGCGGGAGGAGGTCGAACAGGCCCGGCTGGCCGCGGTGCGGGAGCTGGCGGCGGTGTACCGGGCGACGGTGCTGCTGAAGGGGTCCACGACGCTGGTCGCCGACGCGGGGGGCGGGGCCGTGCGGGTCAACGCCACGGGGACCCCTTGGCTGGCTACGGCGGGGAGCGGGGACGTGTTGTCGGGGCTCGCGGGGTCCTTGCTGGCGGCGGGGCTGCCGGCGCGGGACGCGGGGAGCGTGGCGGCGTATCTGCACGGGCTGGCCGGGCGGTTCGCGGCGGACGGGGCGCCGGTGGGGGCGCATGACGTGGCCGCGCGGATCCCTCAGGCGTGGAGGGACGTGCACGACTGA
- a CDS encoding SDR family NAD(P)-dependent oxidoreductase, whose amino-acid sequence MTSQAYLSDLFSLDGRVAVVTGGSSGIGRAIAGALARAGARVVVVARGKEQLEQTVGELTGAGCTAAWVAGDLGTRDGVRAAAEEAAGVFGEPDILVNSAGINLRPPLGELGEDVWDTTMAVNLEAPFLLGQRFGPGMAERGFGRIIHITSQQAHRAFVQSGAYGVSKGALEALARSQAEAWSPYGVTVNTLVPGFVMTPLNQRLSSDPQKVAALAARTLTGRNGLAEDFEGAAVFLAGRASAYVTGQSIFVDGGFSVH is encoded by the coding sequence ATGACGTCCCAGGCCTACCTCTCCGACCTGTTCTCGCTGGACGGCCGTGTCGCCGTGGTGACCGGAGGCAGCTCCGGCATCGGCCGGGCCATCGCCGGAGCGCTCGCGCGGGCCGGCGCGAGGGTGGTGGTCGTGGCCCGCGGCAAGGAACAACTGGAGCAAACCGTCGGCGAGTTGACCGGCGCCGGTTGCACGGCCGCGTGGGTCGCGGGCGATCTCGGCACGCGTGACGGCGTGCGCGCGGCGGCCGAGGAGGCGGCCGGTGTCTTCGGCGAGCCCGACATCCTCGTCAACTCCGCGGGGATCAACCTGCGGCCGCCGCTGGGCGAGCTGGGCGAGGACGTGTGGGACACCACCATGGCCGTGAACCTGGAAGCCCCCTTCCTGCTGGGGCAGCGGTTCGGGCCCGGCATGGCGGAGCGCGGCTTCGGCCGGATCATCCACATCACCTCCCAGCAGGCCCACCGCGCGTTCGTGCAGAGCGGGGCCTACGGCGTCTCCAAGGGCGCGCTGGAGGCGCTGGCCCGTTCGCAGGCCGAGGCCTGGTCGCCGTACGGCGTCACCGTCAACACCCTGGTGCCGGGCTTCGTGATGACCCCGCTCAACCAGCGGCTGTCCAGTGACCCCCAGAAGGTGGCGGCGCTGGCCGCGCGCACGTTGACCGGCCGCAACGGCCTCGCCGAGGACTTCGAGGGCGCGGCCGTCTTTCTCGCCGGCCGCGCCTCCGCCTATGTCACCGGCCAGTCGATCTTCGTCGACGGCGGCTTCTCCGTGCACTGA
- a CDS encoding holo-ACP synthase has protein sequence MSIIGVGIDVAEIDRFRASLERTPGMAERLFVERELLLPSGERRGIASLAARFAAKEALAKALGAPPGLHWTDAEVLVEDSGQPRLRVTGTVAARAAELGVRSWHVSLSHDAGIASAVVVAEG, from the coding sequence ATGAGCATCATCGGAGTGGGGATCGACGTCGCCGAGATCGACCGGTTTCGCGCGTCGTTGGAGCGGACGCCCGGCATGGCCGAGCGGCTGTTCGTGGAGCGGGAGCTGTTGCTGCCCAGCGGGGAGCGGCGCGGGATCGCCTCGCTCGCGGCCCGGTTCGCGGCCAAGGAGGCGCTGGCGAAGGCCTTGGGCGCACCGCCCGGCCTGCACTGGACCGACGCCGAGGTGCTCGTCGAGGACAGCGGACAGCCGCGCCTGCGGGTGACGGGCACCGTGGCCGCCCGGGCTGCCGAACTGGGCGTACGGTCCTGGCACGTCTCACTCAGCCATGACGCGGGGATCGCCTCGGCCGTGGTGGTGGCCGAGGGCTGA
- the alr gene encoding alanine racemase translates to MSETATVPTAPLRARAEIDLGALRANVRALRARTPGAALMAVVKSDGYGHGAVPCARAALAAGATWLGTATPEEALALRAAGLPGRILCWLWVPGGPWRQAIEAGLDMSLSGMWALREAVAAAREAGRVARVQLKADTGLGRNGCQPGPDWAELVAAALRAEAEGLVRITGLWSHFACADEPGHPSIAAQLERFREMLAYAEEQGVRPEVRHIANSPAALTLPETHFDLVRTGIAMYGISPSPELGTPADFGLRPVMTLRASLALVKRAPRGHGVSYGHHYVTPGETTLGLVPVGYADGIPRHASGTGPVLVDGKWRTVAGRVAMDQFVVDLGGDEPAVGSEAVLFGPGDRGEPTAEDWAQACGTIAYEIVTRIGTRVPRVYVNGKELG, encoded by the coding sequence ATGAGTGAGACTGCGACTGTGCCGACCGCCCCCCTGCGCGCCCGCGCCGAGATCGATCTGGGCGCCCTGCGGGCCAATGTGCGCGCCCTGCGCGCCCGTACGCCCGGCGCGGCCCTGATGGCCGTGGTCAAGTCCGACGGCTACGGCCATGGGGCCGTGCCGTGCGCCCGCGCGGCCCTCGCCGCGGGCGCGACCTGGCTCGGCACCGCCACCCCCGAGGAAGCCCTGGCACTGCGCGCGGCCGGGCTGCCGGGCCGGATCCTGTGCTGGCTGTGGGTGCCGGGCGGCCCCTGGCGGCAGGCGATCGAGGCCGGCCTCGACATGTCCCTGAGCGGGATGTGGGCCCTGCGGGAGGCCGTCGCTGCGGCCCGCGAGGCCGGCCGCGTCGCGCGGGTGCAGCTCAAGGCGGACACCGGGCTCGGCCGCAACGGCTGCCAGCCCGGCCCCGACTGGGCGGAACTGGTCGCCGCGGCCCTGCGCGCCGAGGCCGAGGGGCTGGTCCGGATCACCGGGCTGTGGTCGCACTTCGCCTGCGCCGACGAGCCCGGGCATCCCTCCATCGCCGCCCAGCTGGAGCGTTTCCGGGAGATGCTGGCGTACGCCGAGGAGCAGGGCGTGCGGCCCGAGGTGCGGCACATCGCCAACTCGCCCGCCGCACTCACCCTCCCCGAGACCCACTTCGACCTCGTCCGCACCGGCATCGCCATGTACGGCATCTCGCCCAGCCCCGAGCTGGGCACGCCGGCCGACTTCGGGCTGCGCCCGGTGATGACGCTCCGCGCCTCGCTGGCCCTGGTCAAGCGCGCCCCGCGCGGCCACGGCGTCAGCTACGGCCACCACTACGTCACACCCGGCGAGACCACCCTCGGTCTCGTCCCGGTCGGCTACGCGGACGGCATCCCGCGGCACGCCTCCGGCACCGGCCCGGTGCTGGTCGACGGCAAGTGGCGGACGGTCGCCGGGCGGGTCGCGATGGACCAGTTCGTGGTGGACCTCGGCGGGGACGAGCCCGCGGTGGGAAGCGAGGCCGTGCTGTTCGGGCCCGGCGACCGCGGTGAGCCCACCGCCGAGGACTGGGCGCAGGCCTGCGGCACGATCGCGTACGAAATCGTCACACGCATCGGGACCCGGGTTCCTCGCGTCTATGTGAACGGGAAAGAACTCGGGTAA
- the tsaE gene encoding tRNA (adenosine(37)-N6)-threonylcarbamoyltransferase complex ATPase subunit type 1 TsaE has product MEAPAAPQDPAETRLTITSPEQMRELGRTLAKLLRAGDLVMLSGELGAGKTTLTRGLGEGLGVRGAVTSPTFVIARVHPSLGDGPPLVHVDAYRLGGGLDEMEDLDLDVSLPESVIVVEWGEGKVEELTEDRLQVVIHRAVGDTTDEVRHVTLSGLGERWAEAGLESLTA; this is encoded by the coding sequence ATGGAAGCACCAGCAGCACCGCAGGACCCCGCTGAGACCCGGCTGACGATCACCTCGCCCGAGCAGATGCGCGAGCTGGGCCGCACGCTGGCCAAGCTGCTGCGCGCGGGCGACCTGGTGATGCTCAGCGGTGAGCTGGGCGCAGGCAAGACCACGCTGACCCGCGGGCTCGGCGAGGGCCTCGGCGTGCGCGGCGCGGTCACCTCGCCGACCTTCGTGATCGCCCGGGTGCACCCCTCCCTCGGCGACGGCCCGCCCCTCGTGCACGTCGACGCCTACCGGCTCGGCGGCGGGCTGGACGAGATGGAGGACCTGGACCTCGATGTCTCGCTGCCCGAGTCGGTGATCGTCGTGGAGTGGGGCGAGGGCAAGGTCGAGGAACTGACCGAGGACCGCCTCCAGGTCGTCATCCACCGCGCCGTCGGGGACACCACGGACGAGGTACGGCACGTGACGCTCAGCGGGCTGGGGGAGCGCTGGGCCGAGGCCGGCCTGGAGTCGCTCACCGCCTGA
- a CDS encoding alpha/beta fold hydrolase, with protein MSESSAEVVADVVASAAAASAAGAAGSWRRATGIAGTAIGVLAAGAAAGVAIERMTVGRGMRRKARLALDSAGPYGTLRGTPGKAQADDGTELYYEVDDAEPDPGPNVSPRRRRLFGRKAPAPVTVVFSHGYCLNQDSWHFQRAALRGVVRTVHWDQRSHGRSGRGMAQTRDRVPVTIDQLGRDLKAVLDAAVPDGPIVLVGHSMGGMTMMALAAQYPELIRDRVVATALVGTSSGRLGEVNFGLPLAGVNAVRRILPGVLKALGQQAELVEKGRRATADLFAGIIKRYSFAGRDVDPAVERFAERMIESTPIDVVAEFYPAFTDHDKTEALACFRDMPVLVLAGVRDLVTPSEHSEAIADLLPDAELVLVPDAGHLVMLEHPEVVTDRLADLLTRAGAVPAGATVMGYGSTSSTAGPR; from the coding sequence GTGAGCGAGAGCAGTGCGGAGGTCGTGGCGGACGTCGTCGCCTCGGCGGCCGCCGCCTCCGCCGCGGGGGCGGCCGGCAGCTGGCGCAGGGCGACCGGCATCGCCGGTACCGCGATAGGCGTGCTCGCCGCGGGCGCGGCGGCCGGCGTCGCCATCGAGCGGATGACGGTGGGCCGGGGCATGCGCAGAAAGGCCCGGCTGGCACTGGACTCCGCGGGCCCCTACGGCACCCTGCGCGGCACCCCGGGCAAGGCGCAGGCCGACGACGGCACCGAGCTGTACTACGAGGTCGACGATGCCGAGCCCGACCCGGGCCCGAACGTCTCCCCGCGCAGGCGGAGGCTGTTCGGCCGTAAGGCGCCCGCCCCGGTCACCGTCGTCTTCAGCCACGGCTACTGCCTCAACCAGGACTCCTGGCACTTCCAGCGGGCCGCCCTGCGCGGGGTCGTCCGGACCGTGCACTGGGACCAGCGCAGCCACGGCCGGTCCGGGCGGGGCATGGCCCAGACCCGGGACCGGGTGCCGGTCACCATCGACCAGCTCGGCCGCGATCTGAAGGCCGTCCTCGACGCCGCCGTACCGGACGGGCCGATCGTGCTGGTCGGGCACTCGATGGGCGGCATGACCATGATGGCCCTCGCCGCCCAGTACCCCGAGCTGATCCGGGACCGGGTCGTCGCCACCGCCTTGGTCGGTACGTCGTCCGGACGGCTCGGCGAGGTCAACTTCGGGCTGCCGCTGGCCGGCGTCAACGCGGTGCGCCGGATCCTGCCCGGCGTGCTGAAGGCGCTCGGACAGCAGGCGGAGCTGGTCGAGAAGGGCCGCCGGGCCACCGCCGATCTGTTCGCCGGGATCATCAAGCGGTACTCGTTCGCGGGCCGGGACGTCGACCCGGCCGTCGAGCGGTTCGCCGAGCGGATGATCGAGTCCACGCCGATCGACGTGGTCGCCGAGTTCTACCCGGCCTTCACCGACCACGACAAGACCGAGGCGCTCGCCTGCTTCCGGGACATGCCGGTGCTGGTGCTGGCCGGCGTCCGGGACCTGGTCACGCCCAGCGAGCACAGCGAGGCCATAGCCGACCTGTTGCCCGACGCCGAGCTGGTGCTCGTCCCGGACGCGGGGCACCTGGTGATGCTGGAACACCCCGAAGTGGTCACCGACCGCCTCGCCGACCTGCTCACTCGCGCGGGTGCCGTGCCCGCAGGGGCTACGGTTATGGGCTATGGAAGCACCAGCAGCACCGCAGGACCCCGCTGA